The nucleotide sequence aagggggggggtttagacagggccgggcgggtgggttagggaggggaagggaggggaaggcgaggggagggcaaaagaaagttccctccaaggccgctccgatttcggagcggcctcggagggaacgggggtaggctgcgcggcttggcgcgcgccggctatacggaatcgatagccttgcgcgcgccgatccaggattttagcggatacgtgcggctacgcgcgtatctactaaaatcccgcgtacttttgcttgcgcctgatgcgccagcaaaagtacgccaattcgcgcggtttgaaaatctaccccattgtgcatGCCCTGCACTCGGTGGGGGTGTGAAATTACCCCTTAGTGCTCAAGTGCATTGGTTATTCAAGAAAGGGATCAGCTAAATGCAGGCATGATCCTACCCCCCCATCTCTTAATCCAGGTATCTGCAGCTGGAGTTTTTCAGATTGCTATCACAAATCATGGTCACACAAACCCAGGAAATCAGCAGATATATTGAAAAGTCCTTAATTTTATGGGCAAATCTTTGTCATCTGTATCCTGATttgttaaaattgttttattgcgATCGCCATCCAATGAATTCTGCCCATGGGCAATACCCGGATTTGAGGTTGGAGTTGAGGGTCATTATTACTTGGTCTCTTTCTAGCTTAAAGATGCCACAGATGGTGGAGAAGATAAATGTTCAGAATAAGATGTTTAATGTTATCAGGGCTGTCTTATGGCTTCCTTTGGACTGTCCAATGTGCTAATCAGGAAGCAGCTGTGGGACTGCGCGGGTCCTGATGGCTTAGCGTTTATCACACACTGCTCAGCTTCTCTGTCTTTCCTTCTTGTTTTCCTCAGGAGGATCAGGAGAACATTGAAATCCTACCTTCAGGAGAGGGGCAGCAAGCCAACCAGAAACGAATTACCACACCTTACATGACTAAGTATGAGCGTGCCCGAGTCCTTGGAACCCGCGCCCTCCAGATAGCGTAAGTACCCAGCGCCAGGGATGCAGGGTGGTGGACACTTTCAAGCTCTGTTAAACTATGCAGCCATGCCAGCCTGCACGGGCTCCCACTTTTCCAGGTCTATGAGCAATGCCGCTTCTAGCGTCTGCCAGTTTAAGCAGCCAAATGAGACTCCATACCTGTCAATGTGaaagaaacaaaagagaaaatatcaGTATAAAAGTAGTTTATGCATCTTGGTATGAATAAATTGAAGAATTTGTACAGTACAATCCTTTGAAGGACTTAAATATCTTGGCTACATTTCTTGTTTACAATCAGACCTGTTTTTTGGTAGCAGGCTGCATGTATCCTGAACCTGGAGCGCTACCTAGTGGCAACATGTTGTTACTGCAGGCGTAGCTTATCGCATAGTTTTTGCTGAGGTGGCCGTTGTGTGCTGACATGTGTGGAGAAGCAAAGCCAAAGGGAGGGCTGCGGTGAAACCCTGCCAAACTCCACTTTTTAGCAAGGAGCTGTCATTTTCTCTATTGCTGAGCTGTGTAATCCAGGCTCGCACTGAGTTTGagatattttactttctgtaggATGTGCGCCCCAGTGATGGTAGAGCTGGAGGGAGAGACTGACCCCCTGCTGATTGCGATGAAAGAACTCAAGTAAGTGTGAAATTTTACAGGAAAGAGGGGGACGGACGGACCCAAATCCATTTGCTCCTTGTAACATAACAGCTTTATATGTAACAGACTTCTAGTAGAGATGCTATGGGCTAAAAAAAAGGGCACAGTTCTAGCGTATGTGGGATAGATGCAAAGGGACCTttagtggtggagggagggagaaggccaCAGAGTCAGTAAGACCTGTGACATGATCTATATATTGGTTAGGATGTATATTGGTTGTTGTCCTCCACTTTGAAGAGACTAATGACCAGGAAAGGGGGGAATAAACAAACCTCATGAGGAAGAGCTTTGAAAAAACTTCAAATATTTTCATCAAAAGAAAAAGCATGGGAAATGATTGTTTGTGCAAAATGTAATCAATCTATTAGAACAAATGAAAATTTAAGTCCAGAAATGCTGTAGCTGTATTCTTTCAACTTCTTTTTACATTCACCTCTGCTCAGAGCCAGAAAGATCCCAATTATCATCCGCCGCTACCTGCCAGATGGGAGTTATGAAGATTGGGGTGTCGATGAGCTGATAATCACAGACTGATCTCCCTCCggtttttctttttgctcttTCTTCTGGTGGCCTCTTGTGCTGTGAACTTTAATTTAAAAACCTCACATTTTTACCTTGtacagattttattttcaaatgttttcttataataaaaataaagaatgctATGGTAACTTGTATTATTCACACACACTAATGATGCAGCCTCACCTCAGACAGTGAATTCTCTCTAGAATTGCTCCATCATTGTCAaacatatcatttatttatttatttatttatttattttattttattttattttattttttttttttttataccgatcttcctacattagatgcaaatcaaaccggtttacatagaacaaaaagaaactTGCCTGATGGCATTACATGAAGCAATGAACATTTAGGCAACTTTAAGTAACAcagtcaaagagaagaaaaaccaagtatacaatttgaattacatagtaatcacGGTAAATAAGAAttgggtaacatagtaatgaaggtcatAAGTAATAAAAGTCTAACAAATGAATAAACCAAAATTTGTTGTCCTTGTACTAAGCTTAGTtagggagaaggaaagaagataaGTAGAAATAGGAGTGGAGAATAGCGGAAGAAccaataaaaaggaaagaaaataaaataaaaataaaataaaatatataaataaataataaaaataataaaataaaggaaaagtcaAAAAAATGACTGAGGGTCTCTTCAAAGGGAACCTGAGTAAATGAGAGAGACTAATAACATATCAAAccatataagtgagagaaataaacagagaagtgTAGCGAGAGATGGAGAGAATGCTTTAAGCTAACAAGAGGATTCTGGAAAAgcaagcttgaataaccaagttttaagttttttcttaaaggagattgggcaagtctcttgttggaggtcaggagggagagtgttccagttagagggacctgcggtggaaaaggccctttttcttagagatgttttagcttgagggatGAAGAGGGTACCTACGTATGCTTTTCTCAAAGGTCTGGTGGAATAGTTAGGGCGAATCTGGAAAGTGAGATTGAGTGGGGCAAGATTGTGTAGGTTTTTTGTGCATGATGGTAAGCACTTTGTAgatgattctatatttgatggggagccagtggaggttgtaaaggattggagtgatgtgatccctctttttttgtatttgtcaaaatcctggcagctgagttctgtaacatctgtaatgGCTTTATAGTTACAGCAGGGAGACCGAGcaacaaagagttacagtaatcaattttagtgaGTAAGATTGATTGAAGAACCAAACGGAAATCATAGAAgtgtagaaggggtttaagttttttaaggacttgtaatttgaaaaagcaatcttTAGTCGTATTGTTGACAAATCTTTTAAAGTTGAACTGGTTGTCCAAGAGGGTGCCTAAATCTCTTACGTACGAAGAATTTTTGAAGTTATCAGGTATTGTTGAAGGGAAGGTAGGAAGAGAGTGGTTATCAGCCTGAGGTTGAACATTTGGGTGAAAGGTTGTTTCTCTAGTAAAGAGGTTTTCATCATGAGAGATGATTAGGAATTccgtcttgtctttgttgatgactaggTTAATCTTAAAAGAGGAGAGAGCTGATTTCCTGGAAGCAACTGTCCCAAAAAATGATGGTTTTTTGTaaagactccttgatggggatgagaatttggatatcatccgcgtatatgtaATACTTGATTTTCATCTtggtgaggaggaggcagagaggaagtagATAAATAAGTCCTTGAGCATTATTTATACAGATTCTCATATTGTGCTGGTCTATGGGCATCTTTATAAAATCCTTAGTCTCTGAGGTATATAATCAAACTACCTAcaggttgtctttttttttttttttacctgcggAATTTGGCACAGTAG is from Rhinatrema bivittatum chromosome 2, aRhiBiv1.1, whole genome shotgun sequence and encodes:
- the POLR2F gene encoding DNA-directed RNA polymerases I, II, and III subunit RPABC2 isoform X2 — encoded protein: MSDNEDNFDGDDFDDVEEDEGLDDLDNAEEEDQENIEILPSGEGQQANQKRITTPYMTKYERARVLGTRALQIAMCAPVMVELEGETDPLLIAMKELKARKIPIIIRRYLPDGSYEDWGVDELIITD
- the POLR2F gene encoding DNA-directed RNA polymerases I, II, and III subunit RPABC2 isoform X1, whose protein sequence is MFTETVSAIPFFRNPVTRISPSAAFQSQENASENPSTRRRSLKLQRDTSPHPLLSRFDGDDFDDVEEDEGLDDLDNAEEEDQENIEILPSGEGQQANQKRITTPYMTKYERARVLGTRALQIAMCAPVMVELEGETDPLLIAMKELKARKIPIIIRRYLPDGSYEDWGVDELIITD